In the genome of Paenibacillus pabuli, the window GAAGGGAGCTTTTTTTATGTCAAATTTGAAATCCTGTCACCAAAAAGGTTCCTTTGGTCGTTGCAGCCATGGGTCAAACCAAAGGATAATAGGAGAAAGAAGAGCATGATCCGAAAGGAATGATGGGATGCTTGCATTTCGATTAACCGGCCTGCCGGATTCCCGGTTGCCTCTATATCTGTATTGTGTGGGGACACAAGAAGAGAAAGTTCAGTTTAGACCGGATGGATTTCCGGTGTATCAGCTTTTTTTGTTACGCAGCGGCAAGGGGGAATTTAAGGTACCAGGTGAAGGAGCGTGGACAGTGTCCGCGGGTGAATTGTTCGTGATGGAACCAGGGTTGGCCCATGAGTATGTTTCGCATTCCAAAACAAACGGAGAGCTTGGATATATCGGCATTGGTGGAGATGCGGCGGGAGCGGTGCTTCGGTCGGCGGGACTGCTGCCGATGAGGCCATGGCGCTTGTCGGAATTTGAACAGTTTTGGTCACGTGTTACGGACATCTGGCACTCGCTGGACAATGGGATGACTGAAATGTGGAACAGCTCAGCGGTCATCTACCAGCTTGTTCTGGACCTGTCGCGGTCCATCCACCCGCTGCATGATGAGACAGAAAAGCGAGAAGCAAGGAGTAGGTCGTTAACACGTTCTGAGCGCGAGTCGGAATCGGCAAATGAAGCATTCAACCGAGCAGTATCGCTGATGCATATGCACTACCAGGATGATCTGCTGCTGAAGCATGTAGCTGAAGCCGTTGGATATTCGGTGCAGCATCTGAACCGATTATTTCACCAGAGACATGGGGTGACAGGACATCAGTACATGCAGCGATTGCGATTGCAGAAGGCTTCCGAATGGCTGGACAAGCACCCACGAGCAAGTGTAAGAGAAGCTGCAGAGACGGTTGGTATGGAAGTGAACTACTTTATCCGCATGTATAAGCGAGAATTCGGAGAGACACCGGGCAAGGAGATCAAGCATCGCATTCAGCTCAAAATGGAGACAGACTCTACGGGCCCTGTGGATCATCTATATGAAGTATGACAAGGCCACTCCCTGCGGAAGCCCGATCAGTATCAAACGGGCTACTGCCGTATTATAAGTTCCTCATAAGGTGTGGTACGTTATCATGCTACCTCTACTCGAGAGAGAACATAGTCGAGTCTTCCTGAGCAGTCTGAAAAATAAAAATAGCTGCCGAGAATGTCTCAACAGCTGGCTAGGGGCCATTATGGCCCCTTTTTTGACACTCGATATTCTATATCATCACCGAATATTGTACCTCACTCGTACTTCATCTTCGCACACCACATAACTGTACGATATACCCAATGCTGCTGCCCCACACAGGGCATCAGCGCTCCTTACGCCTTCTTTTGTCCAAAGAGTGGTCTCAACGTAGCCAATCCCACAATCCCGATTACAAGACTAATCCACGGAGCCAGCGTAAATACGGGAAGGCTATCGCGCAGCGGATATCCTACGAATAAAACAAGCACAACGATAACGATATAGATGACGATTCCGCGGAGATTCACCTGCGGTCTGGCGGTCTTGTCTGCTCCCTGATCATCTGGGCGCTCAGCAAGGCGACGAAGCATTTCAACTAGTGCAATACCTCCAACCGCCGCAACGATAAGGGAGAAGAGGCTGATATGGCTAAATGGTTCCGTATCTCCGTCTGTCCAGCCAATAAATAGCCCAACCGCACCTTGAATCAGCATGACAAAAGACAAAGCTGCCCAGGAGATCATGAAGTACCATTTGGGCGTTCGTTTAACTTGATCCGGAGTCTCAGCAGGTTTGGGTTCAACTGCTGCTGTTTTCTTGGCTGACGTACTGCGTTCATTGGATTTGCTTACGGAGCCCCGTACGGCCGTACTTGAAGCTCTGGATGAGTCCATATTTGATTCACCCGCAGCAGGATTCTGATCTGATATACCAAGCTGAGAATATATATCCTGTTCCAGATCAGGTCCATATAACCCACGAGCAGGCTGACCGTCACGCTGAGCTTGTACGATGGCTCTTCCAGCAGAGAGAATCCATTCTTCCTGGGTTCTCTCATCAGCAGGTGATTGGCGCGCAATGGTGC includes:
- a CDS encoding AraC family transcriptional regulator — its product is MLAFRLTGLPDSRLPLYLYCVGTQEEKVQFRPDGFPVYQLFLLRSGKGEFKVPGEGAWTVSAGELFVMEPGLAHEYVSHSKTNGELGYIGIGGDAAGAVLRSAGLLPMRPWRLSEFEQFWSRVTDIWHSLDNGMTEMWNSSAVIYQLVLDLSRSIHPLHDETEKREARSRSLTRSERESESANEAFNRAVSLMHMHYQDDLLLKHVAEAVGYSVQHLNRLFHQRHGVTGHQYMQRLRLQKASEWLDKHPRASVREAAETVGMEVNYFIRMYKREFGETPGKEIKHRIQLKMETDSTGPVDHLYEV
- a CDS encoding DUF1129 family protein; the encoded protein is MGISYKKLKEIQNRQITEMSKMTPEHVKLFDQISTIARQSPADERTQEEWILSAGRAIVQAQRDGQPARGLYGPDLEQDIYSQLGISDQNPAAGESNMDSSRASSTAVRGSVSKSNERSTSAKKTAAVEPKPAETPDQVKRTPKWYFMISWAALSFVMLIQGAVGLFIGWTDGDTEPFSHISLFSLIVAAVGGIALVEMLRRLAERPDDQGADKTARPQVNLRGIVIYIVIVVLVLFVGYPLRDSLPVFTLAPWISLVIGIVGLATLRPLFGQKKA